One region of Strongyloides ratti genome assembly S_ratti_ED321, chromosome : X genomic DNA includes:
- a CDS encoding Armadillo-like helical domain and Armadillo-type fold domain-containing protein: MMNKNERFITLTERLYVGFVKYTTFFEEEIERLEGELEKKQNGLIRNEGISKELLLYDTNDKVNNNLNFVDKEFKEGVQETEYLTNNINKSDEKINYDIKKELQINNSTNKKQIIINEYKTSCESLDKLRLENELELQKENYKIYNIYSEKILTLYYQLKGNYEESSMIVSTTSSLKSLPSNGEQNEVFNDGDNILSDPSFQDSIIKENKKEIPVENTKLYKKSKDSLISRSDSITSTRQSLSNYTLSTTTSLKKQLLASNCVRRTSLINTNQVITSPQGPSNNSKENNIIISNRQFSQTLTSTVGEHSHISKNNIKPLQEEEVCINKNKLTRRFSSKTNINISDTFNNKTITEDCNHSFITPSSSFLTTVTNFIFNSNSLSKSSQLNNKSSLCIELEISNMMGRLQLEIKGIIGFARLTTGDTFEVSFKHGNQKIKSRGKTLPDKTQIWDTTTIMLECLPTHPIEVKVQEVKFFKSKTLSERNFDPSSFFTTTSQLVTMNLNSSGTIKLQFIITWIPLLASKTISNQSTLPTTNLVRSATQLTSMPYSPTITVKNSTSFCVSHPVTRAKSSLGNDNEKNRPRIVLRDKKRNKNKGESNIQKDQWRASTTLLDAAYNNLSKSIPTLDSLSALKELSRSKNNIDNENIFELEDEIPTIEENQRSSKFFSVSMNQLSVPDDTTISRNNGTPSPKAISDNGNVDERHSTEQTIQFNNKDINESFFTSTTSNSSGIGSDVSNNSEQGLKIIDELLGIIDVLRENISILRKNEIVEINAFEAGMLSWESVLKFNRANIIEDRKFGKIAKNRDINSGYSNNKKGNMYTSVNNKESNNHSMIQYDDLDDNVLVESFNNSSISKLSGNIGLNKNTSQYTINRSYCGGNNYSPVISERQYNNSTLSGSCGPSQRRFKQFRDRRKSLGIVFDQMSMSDISNNGIVRPWNNGGDVMSVSEYSFDLYKSATSNSQLDDCLKHHLINALNIVKTLTQIVNRTPFEYKISQLLGNLDNSTLALEEMMLINDNLPNIPNVSNMLSELGVECDIQELWLGICYSLSSFLIIPTKELTIKLYEYVSPIVSVRYPDLVNQVISRFMKVMCDEMYWNTSSVSLYQFISTLRGKKIKTYFENLAHEGWISKKLSSDDCNEIAEIMYRLKNIPMVPPIESLRSIALVLLSEKEESIQPVCLYLVNSNAELAEDLTTCFLALLEDDDEKTRIASCRVLSILKPRNVLKQLEYVMNYDTSEVVRRNAKHALTCIGFNITNESVQC, encoded by the exons atgatgaaTAAGAATGAACGttttataacattaacaGAACGATTATATGTTggatttgttaaatatactACATTTTTTGAAGAAGAAATTGAACGTTTAGAAGgtgaattagaaaaaaaacaaaatggTTTAATTAGGAATGAAGGTATATCAAAagaattacttttatatgaTACAAATGATAaggtaaataataatttaaattttgttgataaaGAATTCAAAGAAGGTGTTCAGGAGACTGAGTACCTCAcgaataatataaataaaagtgatgaaaagattaattatgatattaaaaaggaattacaaataaataattctacTAACAAAAagcaaattattattaatgagTATAAAACTTCTTGTGAGAGCCTTGATAAATTAAGACTTGAAAAT gaattagaattacaaaaagaaaattataagatttataatatttattctgaaaaaattttaacactTTACTATCAATTAAAAGGGAATTACGAAGAATCCTCAATGATAGTATCAACAACATCCTCATTGAAATCGTTACCATCTAATGGTGAACAAAATGAAGTATTTAATGATggagataatattttatctgaTCCCTCATTTCAGGACTCGATAATCAAGGAAAATAAGAAAGAAATACCAGTtgaaaatacaaaattatataaaaaaagtaaag aTTCTTTAATATCAAGATCTGACTCAATTACAAGTACTAGACAATCATTATCTAATTATACATTGTCCACAACAAcaagtttaaaaaaacaattactAGCTTCAAATTGTGTTAGGAGAACAAGTTTGATTAATACAAATCAGGTGATTACTTCCCCTCAAGGACCTTCAAATAATAGTAAAGAGAATAACATAATTATTAGTAATAGGCAATTTTCACAAACGCTAACATCAACAGTTGGAGAACATTCtcatatatcaaaaaataacatCAAACCTTTACAGGAAGAAGAagtttgtataaataaaaataagttaacTCGAAGGTTTTCTTCTAAAACAAACATCAATATAAGTGATacctttaataataaaacaatcaCAGAAGATTGTAATCATTCTTTTATAACACCGTCTAGTTCTTTTTTAACAACTGttactaattttatatttaattctaATTCTTTATCAAAATCTTCACAATTAAATA ATAAATCATCTTTATGTATTGAATTAGAAATATCTAATATGATGGGAAGATTacaattagaaataaaag gtaTAATTGGTTTTGCTAGATTAACAACTGGTGATACATTTGAAGTATCATTTAAACATggtaatcaaaaaattaaaagtagaGGTAAAACATTACCTGATAAAACACAAATATGGGATACAACAACAATTATGTTAGAATGTCTTCCAACACATCCAATAGAAGTTAAAGTACAagaagttaaattttttaaatcaaaaactTTAAGTGAACGTAATTTTGATCCATCTAGTTTTTTTACAACAACATCACAATTAGTTACAATGAATCTTAATTCTTCTGgtacaataaaattacaatttataattacaTGGATACCATTATTAGCATCAAAAACAATTTCTAATCAATCAACATTACCAACTACAAATTTAGTTAGAAGTGCTACACAACTTACATCAATGCCATATTCACCAACAATAACTGTTAAAAATTCAACAAGTTTTTGTGTTAGTCATCCAGTAACAAGAGCTAAATCAAGTTTAGgaaatgataatgaaaaaaatagacCAAGAATTGTTTTGagagataaaaaaagaaataaaaataaaggtGAAAGTAATATACAAAAAGATCAATGGAGAGCATCAACAACACTTTTAGATGCTgcttataataatttatctaaaagTATTCCTACATTAGATTCA ttatcagcattaaaagaattatcacgttctaaaaataatattgataatgaaaatatatttgaactTGAGGATGAAATACCAACAATTGAAGAAAATCAACGATCATCTAAATTCTTTTCTG TTTCAATGAATCAATTATCTGTACCAGATGATACAACAATATCAAGAAATAATGGTACACCATCACCTAAAGCAATATCTGATAATGGTAATGTTGATGAAAGACACTCAACAGAACAAACAatacaatttaataataaagatattaatgAATCATTCTTTACTAGTACAACATCAAATTCATCTGGTATTGGTAGTGATGTTTCAAATAACTCTGAACAAGgtctaaaaattattgatgaATTATTAGGTATTATTGATGTTCTTAGagaaaatatatctatattaagaaaaaatgaaattgttGAAATTAATGCATTTGAGGCAGGAATGTTATCATGGGAAAGCGTATTAAAGTTTAATCGTGCTAACATCATTGAAGATCGTAAATTTGGTAAAATAGCAAAAAATAGAGATATTAATAGTGgatatagtaataataaaaaaggaaATATGTATACATcagtaaataataaagaatcaAATAATCATTCTATGATACAATATGATGATTTAGATGATAATGTTTTAGTtgaaagttttaataattcatcaATATCTAAATTAAGTGGAAATATtggattaaataaaaatacttcaCAATATACAATTAATCGTTCATATTGTGGTGGTAATAATTATTCACCAGTAATATCAGAAAgacaatataataatagtacATTAAGTGGATCCTGTGGACCATCACAAAGACGTTTCAAACAATTTAGAGATCGTAGAAAATCATTAGGAATAGTTTTTGATCAAATGTCAATGTCagatatttctaataatgGTATTGTAAGACCATGGAATAATGGTGGTGATGTTATGTCTGTTTCTGAATATTCAtttgatttatataaatcaGCAACCTCAAATAGTCAATTAGATGATTGTTTAAAACATCATCTTATAAATgcattaaatattgttaaaacaTTAACACAAATTGTTAATAGAACACcatttgaatataaaattagtCAATTGTTAGGTAATTTAGATAATTCAACATTAGCATTAGAAGAAATGATgcttattaatgataatttaccAAATATACCAAATGTTTCAAATATGTTATCAGAATTAGGTGTTGAATGTGATATTCAAGAATTATGGTTAGGAATATGTTATTCTCTTAGCTCATTCCTTATTATTCCAACAAAAGAATTAACAATTAAACTTTATGAATATGTTTCACCAATTGTATCAGTTAGATATCCAGATCTTGTAAATCAAg ttatttcaCGATTTATGAAAGTAATGTGTGATGAAATGTATTGGAATACTTCTTCAGTTTCattatatcaatttatatCAACATTACgtggtaaaaaaattaagacatattttgaaaatttagcTCATGAAGGATggatatcaaaaaaattaagtagTGATGATTGTAATGAAATTGCTGAAATAATGtatagattaaaaaatattcctaTGGTACCACCAATAGAAAGTTTAAGATCAATAGCTTTAGTTTTGTTATCAGAAAAAGAAGAGTCTATTCAACCagtttgtttatatttagtTAATTCAAATGCTGAATTAGCAGAAGATTTAACAACATGTTTCTTAGCATTATTGGAGgatgatgatgaaaaaaCAAGAATAGCATCATGTAGAGTTTTATCAATTCTTAAACCaagaaatgttttaaaacaattagaATATGTTATGAATTATGATACTTCTGAAGTTGTTAGACGTAATGCAAAACACGCACTAACATGTATTggttttaatattacaaatgaATCTGTTCAATgttga